A genomic window from Triticum urartu cultivar G1812 chromosome 7, Tu2.1, whole genome shotgun sequence includes:
- the LOC125521797 gene encoding RPM1-interacting protein 4-like isoform X2, with the protein MAKQQKNAHVPKFGNWDNDGNVPYTLYFDNARKGKGGKPINPNDPVENPEAFSSSVVAPSPNRSFDQGRPALPPASPPPPHHHERRPSDAPAVAPPLSPYHRNAGGEPPRRGPGGGRAGGGGYSVEQSPGPSPLHPYGQSRAEYSDGSGYGLVANSVDRSRARGASRGNETPTRGSAVPKFGDWDSNPASADGYTHIFNKVREEKSTQAKAPGFGKDNVAYGNGRRQHDDGYVSSSRWCFGWCK; encoded by the exons ATGGCT AAGCAGCAGAAGAACGCGCACGTCCCGAAGTTCGGCAACTGGGACAACGACGGCAACGTCCCCTACACGCTCTACTTCGACAACGCGCGCAAGGGCAAGGGCGGCAAGCCCATCAACCCCAACGACCCCGTCGAGAACCCCGAGGCCTTCTCCTCCTCTGTCGTCGCGCCGTCGCCGAACCGCTCCTTCGACCAGGGCAGGCCGGCTCTCCCTCCTGCCTCCCCGCCTCCCCCTCACCACCACGAGCGCCGGCCCAGCGACGCGCCGGCGGTCGCCCCGCCGCTGTCCCCGTACCACCGCAACGCCGGTGGCGAGCCGCCGAGAAGAGGCCCTGGCGGCGGACGGGCAGGCGGAGGCGGGTATAGCGTGGAGCAGTCGCCGGGGCCGTCCCCGCTGCACCCGTACGGACAGTCGAGGGCCGAGTACTCCGATGGCAGCGGCTACGGCCTCGTGGCCAACTCCGTGGACCGGTCCCGTGCCAGGGGCGCCTCGCGGGGCAACGAAACG CCGACGAGGGGGTCAGCGGTGCCCAAGTTCGGCGACTGGGACTCCAACCCGGCGTCGGCGGACGGCTACACGCACATCTTCAACAAGGTGAGGGAGGAGAAGAGCACCCAGGCCAAGGCACCGGGGTTCGGCAAGGACAACGTCGCCTATGGCAACGGCCGCAGGCAGCACGACGACGGCTACGTCTCCTCG AGTCGCTGGTGCTTTGGGTGGTGCAAGTAG
- the LOC125521797 gene encoding RPM1-interacting protein 4-like isoform X1, whose amino-acid sequence MKLPWKQQKNAHVPKFGNWDNDGNVPYTLYFDNARKGKGGKPINPNDPVENPEAFSSSVVAPSPNRSFDQGRPALPPASPPPPHHHERRPSDAPAVAPPLSPYHRNAGGEPPRRGPGGGRAGGGGYSVEQSPGPSPLHPYGQSRAEYSDGSGYGLVANSVDRSRARGASRGNETPTRGSAVPKFGDWDSNPASADGYTHIFNKVREEKSTQAKAPGFGKDNVAYGNGRRQHDDGYVSSSRWCFGWCK is encoded by the exons ATGAAGCTTCCTTGG AAGCAGCAGAAGAACGCGCACGTCCCGAAGTTCGGCAACTGGGACAACGACGGCAACGTCCCCTACACGCTCTACTTCGACAACGCGCGCAAGGGCAAGGGCGGCAAGCCCATCAACCCCAACGACCCCGTCGAGAACCCCGAGGCCTTCTCCTCCTCTGTCGTCGCGCCGTCGCCGAACCGCTCCTTCGACCAGGGCAGGCCGGCTCTCCCTCCTGCCTCCCCGCCTCCCCCTCACCACCACGAGCGCCGGCCCAGCGACGCGCCGGCGGTCGCCCCGCCGCTGTCCCCGTACCACCGCAACGCCGGTGGCGAGCCGCCGAGAAGAGGCCCTGGCGGCGGACGGGCAGGCGGAGGCGGGTATAGCGTGGAGCAGTCGCCGGGGCCGTCCCCGCTGCACCCGTACGGACAGTCGAGGGCCGAGTACTCCGATGGCAGCGGCTACGGCCTCGTGGCCAACTCCGTGGACCGGTCCCGTGCCAGGGGCGCCTCGCGGGGCAACGAAACG CCGACGAGGGGGTCAGCGGTGCCCAAGTTCGGCGACTGGGACTCCAACCCGGCGTCGGCGGACGGCTACACGCACATCTTCAACAAGGTGAGGGAGGAGAAGAGCACCCAGGCCAAGGCACCGGGGTTCGGCAAGGACAACGTCGCCTATGGCAACGGCCGCAGGCAGCACGACGACGGCTACGTCTCCTCG AGTCGCTGGTGCTTTGGGTGGTGCAAGTAG